A single window of Tenericutes bacterium MZ-XQ DNA harbors:
- a CDS encoding hydrogenase nickel incorporation protein HypA, giving the protein MHELGLVIQIVRQVESYMVENNLSKVEKIVLQVGKLSEVYPKYLKDVYPIAVEGTKLQDTILEVEETAGIGKCESCGFVYDLTENNNVCPLCEENKFSIISGREFLIKELHAY; this is encoded by the coding sequence ATGCATGAATTAGGATTAGTCATTCAAATCGTTAGACAAGTTGAATCGTATATGGTTGAAAACAACTTATCAAAAGTTGAAAAGATTGTTTTACAAGTTGGTAAACTTAGTGAAGTTTATCCTAAATACTTAAAAGATGTTTATCCGATAGCTGTTGAAGGCACAAAACTTCAAGATACCATACTAGAAGTTGAGGAAACTGCAGGTATTGGTAAATGTGAGTCATGCGGATTTGTCTATGATTTAACAGAGAATAATAATGTATGTCCACTTTGTGAAGAAAACAAGTTTTCAATCATTAGTGGAAGAGAATTTTTGATTAAAGAACTACACGCATATTAA